ATTCAGAGCCTATATGACAATGTATTTGCAAAACCACCCCTTTATCAATAACGATCTTACCCTGATGGTACGTATACTGGAAGCAGATGCCAACGGAGTTCCTTTACAGATATATTGCTTCTCTGCTAATAAAGTTTGGGTGAGTTATGAGTCGATACAAGCAGAAATCATGGAACACTTTGTCTCCGTTATGCCCAAATTCGGTTTACATGCATTCCAAAATGCGTCGGGTCGAGATTACATCAGTCAGGCTTATATTACAGCCGGGAAACAACCATTGTCATGATAACCTCAAAAACACTGCAACAAATCCTTACTTGTTATAATTTTTTTAATTCCCGCACGAATCGACGCCAGCCCGAAATCTTCGGGATTTATGTCGCCGAACGGAATAAAAAAGCATTCGGCCACATCATCTCGTGCTTCAAGATTTTCTGAAGATACGACACGGCTCTCAAAAAAGAGGTCCATAGTATGTACGTCGAAACCCGAGTAAGTATAAACATTCGGTAAAGAAAACAAATAACGTGTTTGCACTATATCCAATCCCGTTTCTTCTTTTACCTCTCGGTTAACTGCCTCTTCTGCGGTTTCATACGACTCGGTAAACCCTCCGGGCAAATCGAGTGTACCTTTTGCCGGATCTTTAGCCCGGCGGCATACCAGAATCTCGCCTTCATCATTTAATATCACGGCAACAACCGCCGCTCTGGGATTGAAATAGTAAGTAAATCCACAGGATTCGCATCGTTTAGAGTGGCCGTTATTCTCTATAAAACGAGCCGATCCGCATTTGGGACAAAAGCGAAACAAACGCAACGGGTGCCCACGTTTTATATTCATGTGCAAAACTTATTTTTTATCGCTTTCCTTTACTCCGTTCATATTCAGAGTCTTTTCATACAAATCTTTATTATCGAGTATTTCTACAGCCTGCTTAATATCGGCATCATCCTTAATAGATTGCATTATCTCACCTTTTTGATAATAATAGCGCTTTACGATTTCCACCGTAAGAATATCCATTATATCTTTCTTAAAAGTATCCATCTCATGATCGAGATTATGAGTAAGTTTCTTCTCAAGAGCTGAAAATTCTTCTTTTGCTTCATCCGAATAACCCTCAAATTCGGCCATTTCACGCAAATCTTTCAGTATTCTCTCGCTTTGCCGATCATATTTAAAATCTTTACTTTTTACAAACGCCTTAAAATCATCGAAATCCCGATCGGTAAGGGTAAATTCCTCTACCGGAGGGATAGTTTTGTGTTTGCGTGCATAATCGGTAGCAAAATCAAAAGTAAGCATATCTCTAACAAGATAATAACAGATATTTCCTTTTCGCTTTTCTTTCGACTCGAAATCGGGTTTTATTCCACCGCCATCCCGTACGATTCTTCCATTAGCCGTTTTATATGCGGTTGTCAGACTGTCAGGAATAGCCCGCGCACTTCCATCGGCATTACGGTGAGAATAATCGATTGCCTGTATCAAGCGTCCGCTTGGAATATAATATTTAGACGTAGTCACTTTCAGTGTTGCGTTATAAGGAAGAGAACGTGTCGTTTGCACCAATCCTTTTCCATAGGTACGATCTCCCACGATAACGGCTCTGTCGAGATCTTGCAATGCACCTGACACAATCTCGGCCGCCGAAGCTGATCCATTGCTTACCAATACCACCAGAGGAATATCTGTATCGATAGGTTCCTGAGTCGTTTTATAAGTACGATCCCATTGTTTAACTTTTCCTCGTGTAGAAAGAACTTCCTTACCTTTAGGCACAAAAAAATTGACGATTTTTACCGCTTCATCGAGAATACCGCCCGGGTTTTCTCGCAGATCGAGAATCAATGAACCTATTTTCTTGTTATTTTTCAGATCGAGTAACGCATTCTTCACTTCTGACGCAGATTTATCAGTAAAACTCGACAAATAAATGTATCCGGTATTTTCTCCTACTACACCGTAATAGGGAACCGAATTAATTTGTATTTTCTTACGTATAATGTCTTTTTTGATCGGCTCTTTTTCACCCTGACGTTCCACAACCACCTTTACCGTTGTATTTGCAACCCCTTTCAGCATATCGCTCACAGTAGCCGACTCGAGACCGTGTACGGATTTACCGTCGATCGAGATTATTTTGTCCCCTGCTTTCAAACCCGCGATCTGTGCAGGCATACCTTCATAAGGTTCAGAGATATAAGTATCTTTTTCTCTTGTTTGTATTAGTGCACCAATACCACCGTATTCACCCGTAGTCATCGTGCGAAAATCTTCTCTTTCCGATTCAGGAATATAATTGGTATAAGGATCGAGACCTGCCAACATCGCCCGTATTCCCCTACCTATCGTGGCCTCTGTATCGATAGAATCTACATAAAACATATTTAGCTCTTTATAAAGAGCATTCAAAATCTCCAGATTTTTAGCTATATCGAAATTTTTTTTATCAGGACCTTCTGCACGAACCGGTAAAATAAAAAACAGGATAAAAAGTCCTACAACGGTTTTATGCAAATAATTCGATTTTATCATAATGTATTTTATAAAATTTTTATACCTATGGCTAAGGTAGTAAATATGAAATTCAATTATTAAAAAGCGCTTGTACTTTTAACTTTATTTCAGCCCAACGAGCATCATCCATCTTCGTTCCGATTACTTCGATCACTTCCCCGGATAATA
The sequence above is a segment of the Coprobacter tertius genome. Coding sequences within it:
- a CDS encoding NUDIX domain-containing protein, coding for MNIKRGHPLRLFRFCPKCGSARFIENNGHSKRCESCGFTYYFNPRAAVVAVILNDEGEILVCRRAKDPAKGTLDLPGGFTESYETAEEAVNREVKEETGLDIVQTRYLFSLPNVYTYSGFDVHTMDLFFESRVVSSENLEARDDVAECFFIPFGDINPEDFGLASIRAGIKKIITSKDLLQCF
- a CDS encoding S41 family peptidase, which translates into the protein MIKSNYLHKTVVGLFILFFILPVRAEGPDKKNFDIAKNLEILNALYKELNMFYVDSIDTEATIGRGIRAMLAGLDPYTNYIPESEREDFRTMTTGEYGGIGALIQTREKDTYISEPYEGMPAQIAGLKAGDKIISIDGKSVHGLESATVSDMLKGVANTTVKVVVERQGEKEPIKKDIIRKKIQINSVPYYGVVGENTGYIYLSSFTDKSASEVKNALLDLKNNKKIGSLILDLRENPGGILDEAVKIVNFFVPKGKEVLSTRGKVKQWDRTYKTTQEPIDTDIPLVVLVSNGSASAAEIVSGALQDLDRAVIVGDRTYGKGLVQTTRSLPYNATLKVTTSKYYIPSGRLIQAIDYSHRNADGSARAIPDSLTTAYKTANGRIVRDGGGIKPDFESKEKRKGNICYYLVRDMLTFDFATDYARKHKTIPPVEEFTLTDRDFDDFKAFVKSKDFKYDRQSERILKDLREMAEFEGYSDEAKEEFSALEKKLTHNLDHEMDTFKKDIMDILTVEIVKRYYYQKGEIMQSIKDDADIKQAVEILDNKDLYEKTLNMNGVKESDKK